CTCTTTTGTGCCGGCACTGATGAGGTAAGCAGCAATCCCGATAACGATCATGGGTGGCAGGTTGATGATTCCCCCGGCAAAGGGCGAAGTTGTAAATTGAGGGGGAAGGCTGAAACCAAGGGGACGAAGTAAATCGAAGAAGTAGCCGCTCCAGCCCAGTGCGACGGCTGCGGCCGCTACTGTATATTCGAGGATGAGATTCCACCCGACCAACCAGGCTGCGATTTCGCCAAGTGCTGCATATGCATAGGTGTAAGCGCTTCCCGCGGCCGGAAACATGGCGGCTAACTCGGCGTATACGAGCGCGGCGAGGGTACTCGCAACCCCGGCAACCAAAAATGAAATAACAACTCCGGGACCGGCGTAGCGGGCCGCGGCAACGCCGCTTAAAACAAAAATACCCGTACCGATGATTGCACCCAATCCCAGGGCAATTAAATCACGTACCCCCAGGACTCTTTTTAACCCCCGGGGAATCTGTTCTCCAAGTGGCTGGTCGGGGAGTTTTGTTCGAAAGATATTTTTCATAAAGTCCATTTTTTAGCCCTCTTCCAGACTTATTTTTTCCCGTTAGTTTCTGGTTTATCAGAGCAGGATCTGAGAAAAAAATTTTGGATAAAATCAGCAGGGAACAGGAGAGTGCCTGATGAACGGGCGACGCATTGGGATCATGGGGGGGACTTTTGATCCGATCCATTACGGTCACCTGGTGACGGCCGAAGCTGCCAGGGAGAAATACCGGCTCCAGCGTGTGATTTTTGTTCCTTCAGGGCACCCGCCCCATAAGGACCCCGGGACGGTAACAGATTTCTGGCACAGGTATTTAATGGTAATACTTGCGGTTGTTTCAAACCCTTATTTTGAAGTTTCGCGCCTGGAATACGAGCGTGGCGGCGTGACTTACACCATTGATACGGTCCGCGAGTTTCGTCACCGCTACGGCACGGACACGGAATTATTTTTTATTACCGGAGCAGATGCGATTCTGGAGATCTTTACATGGAAACAATCGGAGGAACTCCTCGCAATGTGCCGGTTTATTGCCGCGACAAGACCCGGTTACGACCTGGGGCAGTTAAACAGTTTGCTGGGTGAGTTCTATCAGGGTGCGGTTTCGGTTCTCGAAATCCCGGTGTTGAGTATTTCTTCGAGTGACCTCCGGCGCCGGGTAAAAATGGGGCTTTCCCTGAAATACCTGGTCCCCGAGGGCGTGGAGTTTTATATAGAGCAGCACGGTCTTTACCGTGAGAACTCGAGGTAGTGGGCTTTGAGAATCTTGTGGGTATATTCCGCTTCTCACAACCACATACTACCCTCGGGATTAAAATTTTTCAGAGGTGACGAGGCTTGTGACACGAACGCTCTACGTAGGAAACCTTCCGTGGCAGACAAGGGCTGAGGAGTTAACCGTTTTTTTCGGCAATTACGGGGAAGTCATTAGCAGCCGCGTTATTGTCGACAGGGAAACGGGACGGTCGCGCGGTTTCGGTTTCGTGGAAGTGAGTGACGGGGATGCCCCCAGGATGATCGAAGCTCTCAACGGGATCGAATTTCAGGGGCGCATTTTGACGGTCAACGAGGCGAGGCCGCGCGAGGAAAGGAAACATTAATGGGACGGGGTTGATGAAAGAAAAAGTTTACCGGAGATTTGAATCTCAGGTCCGGGGGCGTTTAACGCCTGCCAGATTTTTTCACGCTTGTGCGGTACGTGACTGCGCAGGAGAACTTGCAGAAAAAAACGGGGGTTCCCGCGCCGAGGCCGAACTGGCCGGGTTTTTACATGACTATGCCCGCGATCTTCCCGGAGCGGAACTCTTACGCCTTGGAGAGGAGCGGGGGTTAATCAAAAACGAAGTCGAACGCTTCGTACCGGTGCTACTTCACGGCCCCGTCGGAGCGGAGCTCGTCCGTGAAGAACTGGGAATTAAAAACACCGGGGTCTTGAAGGCGATCGCCCACCATACGCTGGGAGCTCCGGGTATGGGCCTTTTAGAGAAGGTTGTTTATGTTGCCGATTTAACTGCTGAAGGGCGAAACTATCCGGGCGTCGATCACTTGCGAGAGCTTGCACGGAAGGATCTGGAGGAGGCGCTCCTGGTAGGGTTTGCTTTTTCAATCCGTTCTTGTTTAGAAAGGCAAAAACTGATCCACCCGCAAACGATTGCGGCGTGGAATTTTTTCCTCGCGCAAAGGAAATCTTTGAAGCAACAGGTAGAGTTAATTCCGGGTTGAGGGGAGGGAAACAGATTTTGCTTAACGGCCGGGAAGTGGCCATTTCTGCGGCGCGTGCCGCTGCGGAGAAAAAGGCGAGTGACATTCGGATTCTCGACTTGCGGGGTATTTTTCCGGTTGCCGATTATTTTGTGATCTGCAGCGGCCGGAATGTCCCGCAGATATCGGCAATTGCCCAGGAGATTCAAGACCGGTTAGGAAAGCTCGGGTGCAAGTTTCTCCGGCGGCAGGGAACTCCGGAGTCTGAGTGGGTGCTGCTGGATTACGGGGATGTGGTGGTTCACATTTTCAGCGGGGAGGCCCGCCAGTTTTATGCCCTGGAACGTTTGTGGGGTGACGCCCGGGAAATTTCACAAAATTTTTAAAAAATTTCAGCAACCAGGCAGGAAAATTTGGATCTTATGTTGAATTAAGTCGAATGTGATCTGCCAGATTGAAGGCGGGATGAATTTGCCGGGTGCACGGATGCAGAAGTTATACGCAAAATTCTCATCCCGAAAGCGGGAATTCGCAGTTTTGGGATTAGCTCTGGTGCTGGTGACCTGCTTGAAATATCATGCCGCAGAAACCTGGCAGCATTTTTTTCTGATCATCTACGCGCTATTGGTTTGCGCGGCGGGGGCGCAGGGGGCGCTCCGGCCTGGTCTTGCTTTTTTAGGGCTTAGCTGGTTGTTTTGTTCGGGAGTTCCTTTCGGTTTTCAATCTCTCCCCGCTTTAGATATCGCACTTCAGGGCGTTTTTCTTGCCGTCTGTTTTATTCTCGGATTGAGACATAACCAAATCCGGAAACTGGAAACCCGGTACCGATCTTTATGGACGGAATACAGCCAGATGCTTCAACACTTTGAGAGTTCACGGGATGAAGTAAACCGCCTGTATTGTATGGCAGCAAATTTCCTTGCGGCAACCCTGGAGGCGCGGGATGAGGAAGCGCTCAGGCATATGGAACAGGTTGCTGCATATGCTGTTGCCCTGGCGCGAAACATGGGCCTGTCTCGAAAAGAACTGACCGACATTTATTACGCCTCAATGCTTCACGATCTCGGTAAAATAGGGATTTCCGAGCTAATTTTAAATAAGCCGGGAAAACTCACAGGAGAAGAGTACGCGCAAGTGCGTAGACACCCCGAAATCGGAATCGAAATCCTGCAAACGATGACTTTTATGAAGGGTTTATTTCCCTTGATCTTGCATCACCACGAATACTACGACGGTACAGGTTATCCGGGAGGACTGGCACGGGACCAAATTCCTTTAGGGGCGCGGATTATTGCGATTGCAGATGCCTATGATGCCATGACTTCAGACCGGCCTTACCGCCCGGCTTTTTCTCAGGCCGAGGCGATTGTCGAGTTGAAACGCGGCGCCGGTACCCAGTTCGATCCCCATCTGGTTGAGCGATTTCTCGAAATTCTCAAGCACGGGCAATTGAAGGAACTCCGGAGGGACTTTTCTCCTCCCCAGATACCCTTGAGCGGCTTTTATCCCGTTCTTCACTGATTGTTCGAAATCCGGTATTGAGAAAAGGTCGCCCGGTGCCGGCAGACCGGAAAGGCTAGCGGCATCTCCATCCGTGCAAAAGGGAGATGCCGCTGGTCTTTTTTGGCAGGATGCCGTCCCGGCCGGCGAAATGGTTTTATTTCGCCAGGGTCCAGTCGGGTGCAACGGGCTCGAGCGTTCCCATGTGTCCCAGAATGCTTTCCTGTTTCTCCCCCTCTAGAAGGAACTGCACTTTTTGGATACCGGGGAGCTTACAGAGCGAGTTCACAACCGACCAGAGGGTCATCCTTTCTCCCGCCGAGCCTCCCCAGTGGTTGATTTTGAATTCCTTTGAAAGGTTGACATAGGCCACACCACTGACCACCGAAACCGAGAGGAGCCTGGTTCCCCGGGGGATGGTTGCCTGCAGTCCTGGTTTTTGGGGTCCCCGGATTAACTCCTGGAGCATAACCGCCTCTAGTGGTTCGTCTTTTACCGTGACTTCCCGCTCCTCCGGAACCAGGTACATCGCCTCCCTATCGGCGAAGAAAAGGGTTACCTGTTGTTTTACCGCGCGGGGTTTCGCGCTGATTTCAGGATGGTCCGAACCGGTTTCCGGACCGCCTTGGTTTTTCCCCGGTTGCTCTTCCGGGGTGGTTTCCGCGGTCCCCGGTTTTTGCAGGGACCCTCCCGTTTTCACCGGCTCCCGGCTGCAACCTGCCGTGATTAAGAGCCCCACCAGCATCCCCAGTAAAATCAGACCTGCAATACAGCGCCTCATTTTTTCATCCCTCCTGTTTTTTTATAAAGGACTGCAGTCTTTAAGAGACCCCCGGATCTGTTTCGCAGGCGTCAAGAAGGGACTGAGCCAGGGCCTTGATGGAGCTTAAAGGGGTCTTTAGTTCGTGGGAGGCGTCGGCAAGAAACTGCCGCCGCGACCTGTCCACCGCGGCCAGTTTATTGCTCATGGTATTAAAGGCCGCGGCAAGTTCGCCCAATTCGTCCCTCCCCTGAACAGGCACTTGCTGTCCCAGGCGGCCCTGTTCCAGCTGTCGTACCGCCCGGGTCAATTCTTTCACGGGGAGGGTAAGGATACCGGCCAGGAAGAGGCTGTAAAGGGCGGCCAGGAACCCGCTTACCAGGGATGCCAGGAACATCCGTCCCCGAATCTCCGCCAGGCGCTCCCCGATATCATCCAAACTTGCCACCAGGAGGACCGCCCCGGCAGGAGCTTTACCCTGCAGCACCGGAGCGGCTGCGTATAGGGTGACAATATCACAGAACTATAACATCAGGGATCGTGAACTGTTGACAGGTGGCGCGGAATCACGTATAATAAAGTCGATTTGTGAATTGTTGAGGTCGACACGAGCTGCGGCTTATGATAAATGCAAGGAAAGGGAGTAGTAGGTCAACCCGGAGCCTACAGAGAGCCGGCGTGACGGGGTGCGAGCCGGTGGCCTGCCGGGGGCCGAACTCGCCCCGGAGCAGCGCCGGTGATGAGCCGGTGCCGTTGCAGGCGTTAACTGGAAACGAGTGGGTAAATACGTGGGGCTGTGGCGCAGTGGGAGCGCGCTTCCTTGGCATGGAAGAGGTCGCGGGTTCGACTCCCGCCAGCTCCACCAGTTTATTTGCCAAGCTGGGTGGTACCGCGGGAAGTTCTCTCTCCCGTCCCTTCAGGGGGCGGGAGAGTTTAATTTTTAATAAAAGCGTGATCATACAGGGGGGTTAGTCGTGGAAGGCAGATACAATTTTCGACTCGCAGAGAGAAAATGGCAGGAGCGCTGGGAACGGGAAGACGCCTTTCGGGTGACCGAGGACCCCTCTGTTCCGAAGTTTTATTGTTTGGAGATGTTTCCTTATCCTTCAGGAAATTTACATATGGGTCATGTCCGCAATTACGCCATCGGCGATGTCGTGGCGCGTTTTTACGCAATGCAGGGTTTCAGGGTACTGCATCCCATGGGTTGGGATGCTTTCGGCCTCCCGGCGGAAAATGCTGCGATCAAGCACGGGATTCACCCAGCCAGGTGGACCTGGGATAACATTGAAAACATGCGCCGCCAGTTGAAATCCCTCGGCGTCAGCTATGACTGGTCCCGCGAGGTCGCCACCTGTCACCCTGACTACTACTGCTGGACACAGTGGCTCTTTTTGCAGCTTTATCACAATGGCCTGGCGTACCGTAAGAAGGCCGCGGTGAACTGGTGTCCCGCCTGCGCAACAGTCCTGGCCAACGAGCAGGTCGTGAACGGGGAGTGCGAGCGGTGCGAGACCGGGGTTGTGAAGAAGGATCTGGAGCAGTGGTTTTTTAAGATCACCGACTACGCAGACCGTCTCTTGAGCGACCTTGAGAAGCTCACAGGGTGGCCCGAAAAGGTCAGGATGATGCAGGAAAACTGGATCGGCAAAAGCAGGGGGGTAGAAATCAGGTTCCGCGCAGAGAGTGGGAGTGAGATTCCGGTTTTTACGACCCGCCCCGACACGATTTACGGTGTGACTTACATTGTCCTCGCCCCGGAGCACCCGCTTGTGGAAGAGATTCTGAAAGCTCAACCCGATGCGGGCGGAGTCAGGGACTTCGTCGAAAAAGTCCGGTTGCAGAGCGAAATTGACAGGACCTCCGCAGAAACGGAAAAGGAGGGGGTCTTTACCGGAACTTACGCTTGCAATCCCTTGAGCGGGGAGCACATTCCCATCTGGGTTGCGAACTATGTGCTGATGGAATACGGGACCGGCGCCGTAATGGGTGT
This region of Bacillota bacterium genomic DNA includes:
- a CDS encoding GerMN domain-containing protein; the encoded protein is MRRCIAGLILLGMLVGLLITAGCSREPVKTGGSLQKPGTAETTPEEQPGKNQGGPETGSDHPEISAKPRAVKQQVTLFFADREAMYLVPEEREVTVKDEPLEAVMLQELIRGPQKPGLQATIPRGTRLLSVSVVSGVAYVNLSKEFKINHWGGSAGERMTLWSVVNSLCKLPGIQKVQFLLEGEKQESILGHMGTLEPVAPDWTLAK
- a CDS encoding RNA-binding protein is translated as MTRTLYVGNLPWQTRAEELTVFFGNYGEVISSRVIVDRETGRSRGFGFVEVSDGDAPRMIEALNGIEFQGRILTVNEARPREERKH
- the nadD gene encoding nicotinate-nucleotide adenylyltransferase gives rise to the protein MNGRRIGIMGGTFDPIHYGHLVTAEAAREKYRLQRVIFVPSGHPPHKDPGTVTDFWHRYLMVILAVVSNPYFEVSRLEYERGGVTYTIDTVREFRHRYGTDTELFFITGADAILEIFTWKQSEELLAMCRFIAATRPGYDLGQLNSLLGEFYQGAVSVLEIPVLSISSSDLRRRVKMGLSLKYLVPEGVEFYIEQHGLYRENSR
- the rsfS gene encoding ribosome silencing factor, encoding MLNGREVAISAARAAAEKKASDIRILDLRGIFPVADYFVICSGRNVPQISAIAQEIQDRLGKLGCKFLRRQGTPESEWVLLDYGDVVVHIFSGEARQFYALERLWGDAREISQNF
- the yqeK gene encoding bis(5'-nucleosyl)-tetraphosphatase (symmetrical) YqeK; the encoded protein is MKEKVYRRFESQVRGRLTPARFFHACAVRDCAGELAEKNGGSRAEAELAGFLHDYARDLPGAELLRLGEERGLIKNEVERFVPVLLHGPVGAELVREELGIKNTGVLKAIAHHTLGAPGMGLLEKVVYVADLTAEGRNYPGVDHLRELARKDLEEALLVGFAFSIRSCLERQKLIHPQTIAAWNFFLAQRKSLKQQVELIPG
- a CDS encoding HAMP domain-containing protein → MLQGKAPAGAVLLVASLDDIGERLAEIRGRMFLASLVSGFLAALYSLFLAGILTLPVKELTRAVRQLEQGRLGQQVPVQGRDELGELAAAFNTMSNKLAAVDRSRRQFLADASHELKTPLSSIKALAQSLLDACETDPGVS
- a CDS encoding HD-GYP domain-containing protein: MPGARMQKLYAKFSSRKREFAVLGLALVLVTCLKYHAAETWQHFFLIIYALLVCAAGAQGALRPGLAFLGLSWLFCSGVPFGFQSLPALDIALQGVFLAVCFILGLRHNQIRKLETRYRSLWTEYSQMLQHFESSRDEVNRLYCMAANFLAATLEARDEEALRHMEQVAAYAVALARNMGLSRKELTDIYYASMLHDLGKIGISELILNKPGKLTGEEYAQVRRHPEIGIEILQTMTFMKGLFPLILHHHEYYDGTGYPGGLARDQIPLGARIIAIADAYDAMTSDRPYRPAFSQAEAIVELKRGAGTQFDPHLVERFLEILKHGQLKELRRDFSPPQIPLSGFYPVLH